Proteins encoded by one window of Psychromonas sp. L1A2:
- a CDS encoding transporter substrate-binding domain-containing protein yields the protein MQNLLLPLKKTLLTVSILCSAFTQVAQADLLDDIKKKGEIVIATEARYAPFEMLENGKIVGYGKDILDEILKDLPGVKLTQLDLPFQGILAGLSSKRYDFVATSLTITKKRMDKYAFAYPISTAAIAILKRKGDDRIMKPEDMGGMRLGTQAGSSQLTVIENYEKNVLIPQGEGYKSIKHFTDYNEAYAALASRRVDIVPQALPNLAPIVKERPDMFEIVQPVFGPETYYGWVGRKNADSASLVQFFSDGIEKLQKNGKLTVLQQKWFGFTMDLPIGTLPIPMH from the coding sequence ATGCAAAACTTACTATTACCACTCAAGAAAACTTTATTAACAGTTAGTATATTGTGCTCAGCTTTCACCCAGGTAGCGCAAGCTGACTTGCTTGATGACATTAAGAAAAAAGGCGAAATAGTGATTGCGACAGAAGCTCGGTACGCCCCTTTTGAAATGCTAGAAAACGGTAAAATAGTAGGTTATGGCAAGGATATTTTAGATGAAATATTAAAAGACTTACCAGGCGTTAAATTAACGCAATTAGACCTTCCTTTCCAAGGTATTTTAGCGGGCTTAAGCTCAAAACGTTATGATTTTGTTGCAACATCCCTAACCATCACAAAAAAACGTATGGATAAATATGCATTTGCTTATCCTATTTCCACTGCCGCTATTGCCATTTTAAAACGTAAAGGCGACGACCGTATTATGAAACCAGAGGATATGGGAGGAATGCGTCTTGGTACTCAAGCAGGATCATCACAACTTACCGTTATTGAAAACTATGAAAAAAATGTACTAATTCCTCAAGGTGAAGGATACAAATCAATTAAACACTTTACTGATTACAATGAAGCCTATGCAGCATTGGCTTCAAGACGAGTCGATATTGTACCGCAAGCACTACCAAATCTAGCACCTATTGTAAAAGAACGCCCTGATATGTTTGAAATTGTACAACCCGTTTTTGGCCCTGAGACCTATTACGGTTGGGTGGGTAGAAAAAACGCCGACTCAGCATCATTAGTACAATTTTTCAGTGATGGTATCGAGAAGTTACAAAAAAATGGCAAGTTAACCGTATTGCAACAAAAATGGTTCGGCTTCACGATGGATCTACCTATTGGTACCCTTCCAATACCTATGCATTAA
- a CDS encoding amino acid ABC transporter permease codes for MDLSLFITYWPMLLKGLLYTLYVCSLSIIIALIGGLLLHLMSRLQSPFISFIYATYLTIFRGTPLLVQVYLVYYGGPFIGIELSAEQVGILGLGLYGAAYFSEIYRSGFASIPKGHIEAAYDLGYSRIQVLRHVQLPQMLGLIIPPGINQTIILIKESAILSIITVAELTTAAVTMSTQTFSVIEPYLFLAVTYWAITFLVSKAGQWCEKKATIHLLHTN; via the coding sequence ATGGATTTAAGCTTATTTATTACATATTGGCCAATGTTATTGAAAGGATTGCTATACACACTTTATGTCTGTTCTTTAAGCATAATAATAGCGTTAATTGGTGGTTTATTACTGCACTTGATGAGTCGACTCCAATCTCCTTTTATTAGCTTTATTTATGCTACTTACTTAACTATTTTTCGTGGAACACCTTTACTCGTTCAAGTTTATTTAGTGTATTACGGTGGTCCATTTATAGGTATTGAACTCAGTGCCGAACAAGTAGGTATTTTAGGTTTGGGCTTATACGGTGCAGCCTATTTTTCAGAAATATACCGTTCCGGCTTTGCAAGTATTCCCAAAGGTCATATAGAAGCTGCTTATGATTTAGGTTATTCACGTATTCAAGTACTAAGGCATGTTCAATTACCACAAATGCTAGGGCTAATTATTCCTCCAGGAATTAACCAGACCATTATCCTAATTAAAGAGTCTGCGATTCTTTCTATTATTACAGTCGCAGAGCTCACTACCGCAGCAGTAACCATGTCAACACAGACATTTAGTGTTATCGAGCCTTATCTATTTTTAGCCGTTACTTATTGGGCAATCACCTTTTTAGTTTCAAAAGCAGGCCAATGGTGTGAAAAAAAAGCCACTATTCACTTGCTTCATACTAATTAA
- the speB gene encoding agmatinase: MTQDPQQLPRYSGIATFMRSPYKPSLDNVEIGLIGVPFDGGVTNRTGTRHGPREIRNQSSLMRSVNQSTGINPFTLCKVADVGDALPESPFELEKSHRSIEAFYNDIVKAGILPISAGGDHSISLPILRALAQNGPLALVHFDAHCDTGGHYLGSKFHHGSPFRVAVEEGLIDPKKTIQIGIRGSVNHKDIWKFSHDSGMRVIYMDEFYQLGVEGILAEIHRLVGDSPAYVTFDVDGLDPAFAVGTGTPEVGGFTTFEAMQMIRGLTGLHIVGGDVVEVAPPFDPSGATALVGATMMFELLCIAAESLNKRKGSGD, translated from the coding sequence ATGACCCAAGATCCTCAACAATTACCACGTTACAGCGGTATCGCTACTTTTATGCGCAGTCCTTATAAACCATCACTAGACAATGTTGAAATAGGCTTAATTGGAGTTCCTTTTGATGGTGGAGTTACTAACCGCACTGGAACACGCCATGGTCCGAGAGAAATACGTAACCAATCTAGTTTAATGCGTTCAGTAAACCAGAGTACGGGTATTAATCCATTTACATTATGTAAAGTCGCTGATGTCGGAGATGCTTTACCGGAAAGTCCATTCGAATTAGAAAAAAGTCATCGTTCAATCGAGGCCTTTTATAATGACATCGTTAAAGCAGGTATTTTACCTATCTCTGCAGGAGGAGATCATTCGATCTCATTACCAATTCTAAGAGCATTAGCCCAAAATGGCCCTTTAGCCTTAGTCCATTTTGATGCACATTGCGATACAGGAGGACATTACTTAGGATCTAAATTTCATCATGGTTCCCCTTTCCGAGTAGCCGTAGAAGAAGGTTTAATCGACCCTAAAAAGACAATTCAAATAGGAATTAGAGGCTCAGTAAACCATAAAGACATCTGGAAATTCAGTCATGACAGCGGTATGCGCGTTATTTATATGGATGAATTTTATCAACTAGGCGTCGAAGGAATACTCGCTGAAATACATCGTTTAGTGGGCGATTCGCCAGCTTATGTGACCTTTGATGTCGATGGCTTAGACCCGGCTTTTGCTGTAGGAACAGGCACCCCAGAAGTTGGAGGATTCACCACTTTTGAAGCAATGCAAATGATTCGAGGTTTAACAGGATTACATATTGTAGGCGGAGACGTAGTTGAAGTGGCTCCTCCTTTCGATCCTTCTGGTGCAACTGCATTAGTAGGTGCAACGATGATGTTTGAACTACTTTGTATTGCAGCTGAGTCCCTCAATAAGCGTAAAGGATCTGGAGATTAA
- a CDS encoding amino acid ABC transporter permease, with amino-acid sequence MLDFSVVLKHSDALLNGLWTTAWISILSILIGFVLGIIICMGRLSSHSAIQYCSRFYISALRGAPLLVQLAIVFYFLPYWGINIPPIAAAIIALSLNTAAFQAEILRGGFQVIPAGQKEAAWNYGYTPWQSFRYIELPQVLRHTLPSLTNETIDIIKNSALISTIAVTDLMRMTQTYSSTTYRPIEFFISAGLLYLLLTSCISVFARYIESRLATH; translated from the coding sequence ATGCTCGATTTTAGCGTTGTTTTAAAACACAGTGACGCGTTATTGAATGGTTTATGGACCACAGCTTGGATCTCTATTTTATCTATTCTAATAGGATTTGTACTGGGTATTATCATTTGTATGGGCAGGCTATCTTCCCATTCAGCGATTCAATATTGCAGCCGTTTTTATATTAGTGCGTTAAGAGGGGCACCTTTATTAGTTCAATTAGCTATCGTTTTTTATTTTCTTCCATATTGGGGAATAAATATTCCTCCCATTGCAGCAGCTATTATTGCACTATCGTTAAACACAGCGGCATTTCAAGCAGAAATTTTACGTGGTGGTTTTCAGGTTATACCCGCCGGACAAAAAGAAGCAGCTTGGAATTATGGTTATACTCCTTGGCAAAGCTTTCGTTATATCGAATTACCACAAGTATTACGTCACACACTCCCCTCTTTAACTAATGAAACTATTGATATTATTAAGAATTCAGCACTTATTTCTACTATTGCAGTAACCGATTTGATGCGTATGACACAGACGTATTCTTCGACAACTTATCGTCCAATTGAATTCTTTATTAGCGCAGGACTACTGTACTTACTGCTCACATCTTGCATCAGTGTGTTTGCCCGTTATATCGAATCACGGTTAGCTACACATTAG